The following are encoded together in the Borrelia coriaceae genome:
- a CDS encoding variable large family protein has protein sequence MKINIKNINIKSICAILFISLFLSCNNGIEELQKKNTFLSSLANLGNDFLSVFTSFGEMTGTVLGFNTETKKSDVAAYFKKIHDTVQGTKDKLNTIVENMKREGNHNAAATETAVTTLSEKLTKIIQGAKTASDALKDVPASEPIANVAAKTKGGDAGSEVASLVKGIKSIVDVVLENVGNHEAGTDKKASDLSARKGGSIQTNGEAGNLFASSASSGVGTSDTHAKGAAADVLKAVGAVTGADILKAIVTNGEATATKAAEANATDATIAGAIALRAMTKSGKFPGVNTGVTTAETDYTAGVRVSVISAVTKALNTLTVAMKNTIDAGLKAVKEAMKINPNDNPVAFEANTVAK, from the coding sequence ATGAAAATAAATATTAAAAATATAAATATAAAAAGTATTTGTGCAATATTATTTATCTCTCTTTTCCTTTCTTGTAATAATGGGATAGAAGAACTTCAAAAGAAAAATACTTTCTTATCCTCACTTGCTAATTTAGGTAATGACTTCTTATCTGTCTTTACTTCTTTTGGTGAGATGACAGGTACTGTTTTAGGGTTTAATACTGAAACTAAAAAATCTGATGTTGCAGCTTATTTTAAAAAAATTCATGATACTGTACAAGGGACTAAAGATAAGCTTAATACAATTGTTGAGAACATGAAGAGAGAAGGCAATCATAATGCTGCTGCAACTGAGACTGCTGTAACAACTTTAAGTGAAAAACTTACTAAGATAATTCAGGGAGCTAAGACTGCTAGTGATGCTTTAAAGGATGTTCCTGCTAGTGAACCAATTGCTAATGTTGCTGCTAAGACTAAAGGGGGTGATGCAGGTTCAGAAGTTGCTAGTTTAGTAAAAGGAATTAAATCAATTGTAGATGTGGTACTGGAAAATGTAGGAAATCATGAGGCTGGAACAGACAAAAAGGCTTCTGATCTTAGTGCAAGAAAAGGTGGTAGTATTCAAACTAACGGTGAGGCAGGAAATTTATTTGCTAGTTCAGCTAGTTCTGGAGTTGGTACTAGTGACACCCATGCAAAGGGGGCTGCAGCAGATGTGTTAAAAGCAGTTGGGGCCGTAACTGGTGCTGATATACTGAAAGCTATAGTTACAAATGGTGAAGCTACTGCTACTAAGGCTGCTGAAGCTAATGCTACAGATGCAACAATAGCAGGAGCTATAGCATTAAGAGCTATGACTAAAAGTGGTAAATTCCCTGGGGTTAATACTGGTGTTACTACAGCTGAAACTGACTACACTGCTGGAGTCAGAGTATCAGTTATAAGTGCTGTTACTAAAGCACTAAATACATTAACTGTAGCAATGAAAAATACAATTGATGCAGGACTTAAAGCTGTTAAAGAAGCTATGAAAATTAATCCTAATGATAATCCTGTGGCTTTTGAAGCTAATACTGTTGCTAAATAA
- a CDS encoding variable large family protein — protein MKINIKNIKIKSICATLFISLFLSCNNGIEELEKKNQFLSSLANLGNDFLSVFTSFGDSFGGVLAFDKTTTKSKVGEYFKKIQETVQGVKTGLNKIVTDMKNQNNPNAEATGTAVTTLNLQLSKIIEGAKTVSDAIGDTDNGLIVDFGGGGDGVGVAGDSKVVQSITEGIKTISDIVLKGKGKADSGDNKNPAVDTSGADGSARNVDADDNTNNGAIALFAKKAIGTTAGVGKAAKDAAKAVGAVTGADILQAMAQVGGNSAKLAINDKTLSDGQPISAGDAKDATIAGGIVLRSIAKGGKFSNKSGGSDGGAKQQIQYAAISAVTKALNTLTIEIRKTLDTGLKTVKDAMNISANDTHVTTESGIIAK, from the coding sequence ATGAAAATAAATATTAAAAATATTAAGATAAAAAGTATTTGTGCAACATTATTTATCTCTCTATTCCTTTCTTGTAATAATGGAATAGAAGAACTTGAAAAGAAAAATCAATTCTTATCCTCACTTGCTAATTTAGGTAATGACTTCTTATCTGTCTTCACTTCTTTTGGCGATTCATTTGGGGGTGTTTTAGCTTTTGATAAGACTACTACAAAGTCTAAGGTTGGTGAGTACTTTAAAAAGATTCAAGAGACTGTACAAGGGGTTAAAACAGGTCTTAATAAAATTGTTACTGATATGAAAAATCAAAATAATCCTAATGCAGAGGCTACAGGTACTGCTGTAACAACTTTAAATTTACAACTTAGCAAGATAATTGAGGGTGCTAAGACTGTTAGTGATGCTATTGGTGATACTGATAATGGTCTTATTGTTGATTTTGGTGGAGGTGGTGATGGAGTTGGTGTTGCAGGTGATTCAAAAGTAGTGCAATCCATTACTGAAGGAATTAAAACAATTTCGGATATAGTACTCAAAGGAAAAGGTAAAGCCGATTCTGGTGATAATAAAAATCCTGCTGTCGATACTAGCGGTGCCGATGGTAGTGCAAGAAATGTTGATGCTGATGATAACACCAATAATGGAGCCATAGCTCTTTTTGCTAAGAAAGCTATTGGTACTACTGCTGGTGTTGGTAAAGCCGCTAAAGATGCAGCTAAAGCTGTTGGCGCAGTAACTGGTGCTGATATATTACAAGCTATGGCTCAAGTTGGTGGTAATTCCGCTAAGTTGGCTATTAACGATAAAACTCTTTCAGATGGTCAGCCTATTTCTGCTGGTGATGCAAAAGATGCAACTATAGCAGGAGGAATAGTTTTACGATCAATAGCTAAGGGTGGTAAATTCTCTAATAAGTCTGGTGGTAGTGATGGTGGAGCAAAACAACAGATACAATATGCAGCTATTAGTGCGGTAACTAAGGCACTAAATACATTGACTATAGAAATAAGAAAAACCCTTGATACAGGACTTAAAACTGTTAAAGATGCTATGAATATAAGTGCTAATGATACTCATGTAACTACTGAATCTGGTATTATTGCTAAATAA
- a CDS encoding variable large family protein, translating to MKINIKNISIRSICATLFISLFLSCNNGIEELEKKKDSILFISNLKQGFLDIFTSFSDMVTSSFGITAETTKKDVGGQLGKIGDAVKSVKDKLEGIKGNEQYDLIKKAKADEAINNSINILEKIVEGANKIKDATDGASKKIASSNGDGESATPASEKSVQELVKGISEIYKAAKDAKIDLKGNANKTITESNTIAKLFNTNSQVGSDVTGLKAANMAVNSASGADILAAIEAAKDGTSKKAGAISAATNAYDIAVATKDNANANASVSTNASVLAAGLALRAMAKDGALATVATYAPTDGINAVLIEAVSKTLNEIISTIRRTLDKCLKDVSDCIKENSTSEGKT from the coding sequence ATGAAAATAAATATTAAAAATATAAGTATAAGAAGTATTTGTGCGACATTATTTATTTCTTTATTCCTTTCTTGTAATAATGGGATAGAAGAACTTGAGAAGAAAAAGGATTCTATACTCTTTATATCTAATTTAAAACAAGGATTCTTAGATATTTTTACTTCCTTTTCTGATATGGTGACAAGTTCGTTTGGTATTACTGCAGAGACAACTAAGAAAGATGTTGGGGGACAATTAGGTAAAATTGGTGACGCAGTTAAATCAGTTAAAGATAAATTAGAGGGCATAAAGGGAAATGAGCAATATGATTTAATAAAAAAAGCTAAAGCTGATGAAGCAATTAATAACTCAATTAATATTTTGGAAAAGATAGTTGAAGGAGCAAATAAAATTAAGGATGCTACCGATGGAGCTAGTAAAAAAATAGCTAGTTCTAATGGTGATGGTGAGAGTGCAACTCCGGCAAGTGAAAAAAGTGTACAGGAGCTTGTTAAAGGTATTAGCGAGATTTATAAAGCAGCTAAGGATGCTAAGATTGATTTAAAAGGAAATGCTAATAAAACTATTACGGAGTCTAATACAATTGCAAAGCTATTTAATACTAATAGCCAGGTTGGTTCTGATGTTACTGGATTAAAAGCAGCCAATATGGCAGTCAATTCGGCTAGCGGTGCAGATATATTAGCAGCAATTGAAGCAGCTAAGGATGGTACAAGTAAGAAAGCGGGTGCGATTAGTGCAGCAACAAATGCTTATGATATTGCAGTTGCTACTAAAGATAATGCAAATGCAAATGCTAGTGTTAGTACAAATGCATCAGTCTTAGCAGCCGGTTTAGCATTAAGGGCTATGGCTAAGGATGGGGCATTAGCTACTGTTGCTACTTATGCACCAACAGACGGAATAAATGCGGTATTAATAGAAGCAGTTAGTAAGACTTTAAATGAAATAATATCTACTATAAGAAGAACACTTGATAAGTGTTTAAAAGATGTTAGTGATTGCATAAAAGAAAATTCTACTAGTGAAGGAAAAACCTAA
- a CDS encoding variable large family protein, whose product MKINIKNIRVKSICATLFISLFLSCNNGIEELQKQRDSILSISNLRQGFLDIFSSFGDMITDTLGIKADTKKEDIGKYFTAIEKTMTSVKEKLQAEVSKNGNYEKVRTVVDKFITETLDKIAEGAKTAASGATGVGVIGNAVKNEVAVAANEISVNTLVKGINQIVEVVLKDKGDSTATKTASTEQKSIGKLLSGQQGTDGTDAEAAAASASIGAVTGADILKAIAISGNADSNNSTIEKAKNAASIAIAKVENSKTLNAVNKDAVIAAGIALRAMAKDGKFSAKNEDKAEHAVNGAVSSAVNKTLSTLIIAIRNTVDSGLKTISKALAAVKQEDESTDATVSGQ is encoded by the coding sequence ATGAAAATAAATATTAAAAATATTAGAGTAAAAAGTATTTGTGCAACATTATTTATCTCTTTATTCCTTTCTTGTAATAATGGAATAGAAGAACTTCAAAAACAAAGGGATTCTATACTCTCTATATCTAATTTAAGGCAAGGATTCTTAGATATTTTTTCTTCTTTTGGTGATATGATTACTGATACTTTAGGTATTAAAGCTGATACTAAGAAAGAAGATATAGGGAAATATTTTACTGCTATTGAAAAAACTATGACATCTGTTAAGGAAAAGTTGCAAGCAGAAGTTTCTAAGAATGGTAATTATGAAAAAGTTAGAACAGTCGTTGATAAATTTATCACTGAGACATTAGACAAGATTGCTGAAGGGGCTAAGACTGCGGCTAGTGGTGCTACAGGTGTTGGTGTTATAGGAAATGCTGTTAAAAATGAGGTTGCTGTAGCGGCCAATGAAATTAGTGTAAATACCCTAGTTAAAGGGATTAATCAAATAGTTGAAGTAGTATTAAAAGACAAAGGCGATTCTACTGCTACTAAGACTGCAAGTACAGAGCAAAAATCAATTGGTAAGTTGCTTAGTGGACAACAAGGCACTGATGGAACAGATGCAGAAGCTGCTGCAGCAAGTGCATCAATTGGAGCAGTAACAGGTGCTGACATACTAAAAGCTATTGCTATTTCTGGTAATGCTGATAGCAACAACTCAACGATCGAGAAAGCAAAAAATGCTGCAAGTATTGCCATTGCTAAGGTTGAGAATAGTAAAACTCTTAATGCAGTAAATAAGGATGCAGTTATTGCAGCAGGAATAGCATTAAGGGCAATGGCTAAGGATGGTAAATTTTCTGCTAAGAATGAAGATAAAGCTGAACACGCAGTAAATGGTGCAGTATCTAGTGCTGTAAACAAGACGCTTAGCACTCTTATAATTGCTATTAGAAATACTGTTGATAGTGGTTTAAAAACAATAAGTAAAGCACTAGCTGCAGTTAAACAAGAGGATGAATCTACAGATGCGACAGTGAGTGGACAGTAA
- a CDS encoding variable large family protein: MKINIKNIRVKSICATLFISLFLSCNNGIEELQKQNQSILSISNLRQIFLDVFASFGDMLKDPFGITAATTKKSVGEQLGKVGEAVKSAKSKLESIKSGSGYDLIKDKAETLIAKAIKTLKKIVNGTNKIKEATKDADDQIANAGSSNADAVKADETSVKNLVKGISMVYEASKDADVAPKGDARKATGSDCKAVGKLFGTNGSLAGSELKAANVALNVASGADILAAIEAANKDGQEKPASTINLAKDAYDIAIANNSGSNDAEDAAVKQNASVIVAGLALKAMARGGKLAINTTHAPQEGVNAVLSRAVGKTVSEIVFTIRRTVDKCLKDVSECIKENSTSNEKSK, from the coding sequence ATGAAAATAAATATTAAAAATATTAGAGTAAAAAGTATTTGTGCAACATTATTTATCTCTTTGTTCCTTTCTTGTAATAATGGAATAGAAGAACTTCAAAAACAAAATCAGTCTATACTCTCCATATCTAATTTAAGACAAATCTTCTTAGATGTTTTTGCTTCTTTTGGTGATATGCTAAAAGATCCATTTGGTATTACTGCGGCTACAACTAAAAAATCAGTTGGAGAACAATTAGGTAAGGTTGGTGAGGCAGTTAAATCAGCTAAAAGTAAATTAGAAAGTATAAAATCAGGTAGTGGCTACGATTTAATAAAAGATAAAGCCGAGACCCTAATTGCTAAGGCAATTAAGACTCTGAAAAAGATAGTCAATGGAACAAATAAAATTAAGGAAGCTACTAAGGATGCTGATGATCAAATTGCTAATGCTGGTAGTAGTAATGCTGATGCAGTTAAAGCAGATGAAACAAGTGTGAAGAATCTTGTTAAAGGAATTAGTATGGTCTATGAAGCATCAAAGGATGCTGATGTTGCTCCAAAAGGAGATGCTAGGAAAGCGACTGGTAGTGACTGTAAAGCTGTTGGAAAGCTTTTTGGTACTAATGGTAGTCTTGCTGGAAGTGAATTAAAAGCAGCTAATGTTGCATTAAATGTAGCTAGTGGTGCAGATATATTGGCAGCAATTGAAGCAGCTAATAAGGATGGTCAAGAAAAACCAGCATCTACTATTAATTTAGCAAAAGATGCTTATGATATTGCTATTGCTAATAACAGTGGTTCTAATGACGCTGAGGATGCTGCTGTTAAACAGAATGCATCAGTAATAGTAGCTGGTTTAGCATTAAAGGCAATGGCTCGGGGTGGTAAATTAGCCATCAATACTACTCATGCTCCACAAGAAGGAGTAAATGCAGTATTATCTAGAGCAGTTGGTAAAACTGTGAGTGAGATAGTATTTACTATAAGGAGAACGGTTGATAAATGTTTAAAAGATGTTAGTGAGTGCATAAAAGAAAATTCTACTAGTAACGAAAAATCTAAATAG
- a CDS encoding variable large family protein → MNIKVKSICATLFISLFLSCNNGIEELEKRNTFLSSLANLGNDFLSVFSSFGDIMTESLGFKADAKKSDVATYFKKVQDNLENTKTALNKIVEDMKTQENPNVVGVETAVKTLIDNTLDKIIQGSKTVSDAIGNDSELLGNVGKAAADQNAAGNREEGKVSNLINGIRAIVSIVLKNEGKLDAGDNNKALAASGQRDGTTDDAMLLFGNASKGNITANAEKAAVDAAKAVGAVTGADILKAMVENTDSVKLANADPKQAISTANVTAPKDATIAGAIALRAMAKGGKFANGNTGSDISTAVKGIAVNAVTKALDTLTIAIRKTIDEGLKTVKDAIKN, encoded by the coding sequence ATAAATATTAAAGTAAAAAGTATTTGTGCAACATTATTTATATCTCTTTTCCTTTCTTGTAATAATGGAATAGAAGAACTTGAGAAGAGAAATACTTTCTTATCCTCACTTGCTAATTTAGGTAATGACTTCTTATCTGTCTTCTCTTCTTTTGGGGATATAATGACTGAATCATTAGGGTTTAAAGCAGATGCTAAGAAATCTGATGTTGCAACTTATTTTAAAAAAGTACAAGACAATTTAGAAAATACTAAAACAGCTCTTAATAAGATTGTTGAGGACATGAAGACTCAAGAAAATCCTAACGTTGTTGGAGTAGAGACTGCTGTAAAAACACTAATTGATAATACACTTGATAAAATAATTCAAGGATCTAAGACTGTTAGTGATGCTATTGGTAATGATAGTGAGCTACTTGGTAATGTTGGTAAAGCTGCTGCCGATCAAAATGCTGCAGGTAATCGTGAGGAAGGTAAAGTTTCAAACTTAATAAATGGAATTAGGGCTATTGTAAGTATAGTACTTAAAAATGAGGGTAAACTTGATGCTGGTGATAATAATAAAGCTTTAGCTGCTAGTGGTCAAAGAGATGGTACTACTGATGATGCAATGCTTTTATTTGGTAATGCTTCTAAAGGTAATATTACTGCTAATGCAGAAAAGGCTGCAGTTGATGCTGCTAAAGCTGTTGGGGCTGTAACTGGTGCTGACATATTAAAAGCTATGGTTGAAAATACTGATTCTGTTAAATTAGCTAATGCTGATCCTAAACAGGCTATTTCTACTGCTAATGTTACTGCTCCTAAAGATGCAACTATAGCAGGCGCTATAGCATTAAGAGCTATGGCAAAGGGTGGTAAGTTTGCTAATGGTAATACTGGTAGTGATATTTCTACTGCAGTTAAAGGGATAGCAGTCAATGCTGTTACTAAAGCATTAGATACATTAACTATAGCAATAAGAAAAACAATAGATGAGGGACTTAAAACAGTTAAAGATGCTATTAAAAATTAA
- a CDS encoding variable large family protein codes for MKINIKNIRLKRICATLFISLFLACNNGVIEELEKRKSFADSLINIGHNFQEIFTSFGNAMGDALGFSAVTSDDKRSKVGEHFKTIGNGLTETKKKLDDLSKNIASTSYADTKGIEAVNNAIKRANDVFDNLTNALTKLFGAVGNTPIGDTGAAAAVPAEVTSVKDIIEGVKVIVEAAINSGVKIAKGNSGSAVEKGNTAAPAALNAASSAAGSGATAALAVKVSEADPWAMIDKIKDATTSGLGDANDNNAGQLATANASDNNGAKAATTADLAAAVALKAMTKTGKFSHAASEDNAVKAAAVSSVNKVLGVLDLIIRQTVLKKLEKVREAVKGITYSDTAGEADQGGSIQTTVTKK; via the coding sequence ATGAAAATAAATATTAAAAATATTAGATTAAAAAGAATTTGTGCAACATTATTTATATCTCTTTTCCTTGCTTGTAATAATGGAGTAATAGAAGAACTTGAGAAGAGAAAGTCTTTTGCTGATTCTCTTATCAATATAGGTCATAACTTTCAAGAAATATTCACTTCTTTTGGCAATGCTATGGGAGATGCATTAGGATTTAGTGCTGTTACGTCTGATGATAAGAGAAGTAAGGTAGGAGAACATTTTAAGACAATAGGGAATGGATTAACTGAAACTAAGAAAAAGTTAGATGACTTATCAAAAAATATAGCTTCTACTTCATATGCTGATACTAAAGGTATTGAGGCTGTTAATAATGCAATTAAGAGGGCAAATGATGTTTTTGACAACTTAACTAATGCCCTAACTAAACTTTTTGGGGCTGTCGGTAATACTCCTATAGGCGATACTGGTGCTGCGGCTGCTGTACCTGCTGAAGTGACTAGCGTTAAAGATATTATTGAAGGAGTCAAAGTTATAGTTGAAGCTGCTATTAATTCTGGTGTAAAAATTGCTAAGGGAAATTCTGGTAGTGCTGTGGAAAAAGGTAATACTGCTGCTCCTGCCGCACTTAATGCTGCAAGTAGTGCTGCGGGCTCTGGGGCTACTGCAGCACTAGCAGTTAAAGTATCAGAAGCAGATCCATGGGCAATGATTGATAAGATTAAAGATGCTACTACTTCTGGTCTTGGTGATGCCAATGATAATAATGCTGGACAATTAGCCACTGCTAATGCTTCTGATAATAATGGTGCTAAGGCTGCTACTACCGCAGACTTAGCAGCAGCTGTTGCTCTTAAGGCTATGACTAAAACTGGGAAATTTAGTCATGCTGCTAGTGAAGATAATGCAGTTAAAGCAGCCGCAGTAAGTTCTGTAAATAAGGTACTAGGAGTACTTGATTTAATAATTAGGCAAACAGTATTAAAAAAGCTAGAAAAAGTAAGAGAAGCTGTTAAAGGAATTACATACTCTGATACTGCTGGTGAAGCGGATCAAGGTGGTAGTATTCAAACTACTGTTACTAAAAAATAA
- a CDS encoding variable large family protein, with protein sequence MKINIKNIRIKRICATLFISLFLSCNNSGEELEKLKNQNNFLSSLANLGNDFLDIFTSFGNSLGGVLGFNTETKKSDVANYFKKVHDTVEETRKKLVKIVEDVEKEKNPNADAVKKEVEKLVIEKLSKIIEGASEALKSADASEPIGNISTASGAQNNKVVVGDIDSLVKGIKSIVDVVLQGKGNPKAGDDNKSETGTTRSNNGGAIKLFAKDNSGDSEANTKKLATDAAKAVGAVTGADILQAMITNSSKAITLAKNNEDNASVNVASPKDAEVAGGIALRAMAKSGKFANANDSDAGVIATTIKGAAISAVTKALDTLTIAIRKTIDDGLKTVKDTMNININDKSVTTETKNQ encoded by the coding sequence ATGAAAATAAATATTAAAAATATTAGGATAAAAAGAATTTGTGCAACATTATTTATCTCTCTTTTCCTTTCTTGTAATAATTCTGGTGAGGAATTAGAAAAACTTAAAAACCAAAATAACTTCTTATCCTCACTTGCTAATTTAGGTAATGACTTCTTAGATATTTTTACTTCTTTTGGCAATTCACTTGGGGGTGTTTTAGGATTTAATACTGAGACTAAAAAGTCTGATGTTGCTAATTACTTTAAAAAAGTTCATGATACTGTGGAAGAAACTAGAAAAAAACTTGTCAAAATTGTTGAAGATGTGGAAAAAGAAAAAAATCCTAATGCTGATGCTGTTAAAAAAGAAGTAGAAAAATTGGTTATTGAAAAACTTAGTAAAATTATTGAGGGTGCTAGTGAAGCTTTAAAGAGTGCTGATGCTAGTGAACCAATTGGTAATATCTCTACTGCTAGTGGTGCTCAGAATAATAAAGTTGTTGTTGGAGATATTGATAGTCTGGTAAAGGGAATTAAATCAATTGTAGATGTAGTGCTTCAAGGCAAAGGAAATCCTAAAGCGGGAGATGATAACAAATCTGAAACTGGTACCACAAGAAGTAATAATGGTGGTGCAATTAAATTATTTGCTAAGGATAATTCTGGTGACAGTGAGGCTAATACAAAAAAATTAGCGACAGATGCAGCAAAAGCTGTTGGAGCAGTAACTGGTGCGGACATATTGCAAGCTATGATTACAAATAGTAGTAAAGCAATAACATTGGCTAAAAATAATGAAGATAATGCTAGTGTTAATGTTGCTTCTCCTAAAGATGCGGAAGTTGCAGGAGGTATAGCACTGCGAGCAATGGCTAAGAGTGGTAAATTTGCTAATGCTAATGATTCTGATGCAGGAGTTATTGCTACTACCATTAAAGGAGCAGCTATAAGTGCAGTAACTAAGGCATTAGATACATTAACTATAGCGATAAGAAAAACAATTGATGACGGACTTAAAACTGTTAAAGACACTATGAATATCAATATTAATGATAAGTCTGTGACTACTGAGACCAAAAATCAATAA